TAACAAATGGCATATGCCATTTGTTATCAATATTTTAATAATAAGTTATATTTTATTTTACATGAATGTAGTTATAAGAACTAGCTTGGTCAGCAGAAATAGTACGGCTACTTACTGAATAAGGTCCGCCATTATAGTTCATTTCAGATACTTCAACAGAACCGTCACTATTTACGTTTTCAACGTATGCAACGTGGCCCATAGCGCCTTCGCTAGATTGTAAAATTGAACCTGCTGAAGGTGAGTGATTTACTGTATATCCTGCTGCAGAAGCTGCAGAAGCCCAGTTATT
The genomic region above belongs to Staphylococcus durrellii and contains:
- a CDS encoding CHAP domain-containing protein, encoding MKKLVTATTLTAGIGAAIVGLDHGEGHEAHAAETANAQQSTQSSSTQSAGGNLYTAGQCTWYAYDKAGGSIGSTWGNANNWASAASAAGYTVNHSPSAGSILQSSEGAMGHVAYVENVNSDGSVEVSEMNYNGGPYSVSSRTISADQASSYNYIHVK